The Blautia luti nucleotide sequence CTATAATCCTTATCCCAATATCCGTCATACTACTCAGTAATTCTGTTATATTATTCATAATCTGCCTCTCTTTCCTGTCTTATTCTGCTCTGTTACTGTATCAGAACCGTTATAGTTAGAACATATAGTACATGGTGTGCATGGTATCCAATACACCATAATGATAAGATATCTCACTCAGGCCATGAACACTCATATAATATCTGGCAACATCCTGGATCCCGTTATTTTCTATAAGGTCTTCGTATGCTGCATCATATGCTTCCTGATTGCTGAATTTAAACCGAACTACTGCCGCATCATTATCAATCCTGAGTCTGCACAGATCCATCACATGTTCTCTGTCATAACTGTCGAAACAGGCTCCGTTCAGTACATAAAAATTCTTATCTGTAGCTGTACATACCGGAACCGGAAATTCCTCCGAAGCAGTATAATTCTCTTCATACTCCACCGGGAAGGGACAAAGATAATCATAGATCGTAGTCTTATGTTCCACAAGATCCACAGCATCTCCTTCCAGGAAATCCGGCTGATCTCCATTGGTGGCATCTACATAATAATACTCCCCGTCCAGACGCACAATATTCCATGCATGTCCCTGTGTACTGTTTCTGGCATCTCCTTCCACATAAATGCAGTAGACTCCAAGTCTTTCCAAAAGATATTGAACCGCACCTGCGTATCCTGCGCACACTGCCTGTTTCTTCCAGAAAGTTCCGGCTATGCTCTGATCATCCTGTGACACCACATAGTCTGTATTATCTATAATATAGGTATATACTACCATCACTTTCTGATAATCATCTGCTTCGTCAGGAATCTGAGTTAATACTTCCTGATATGCTTTCTCCATAGCCTGTGTAATTTGCTGCCTTTCTTCTTCTGAATATGTATATCCGGGAGAAAACTGACAGTAATCTTTCCCTTCATAGGTGGTCTTATACACCTTCTCACGATTATGCACCCAGAACAGTTCCGGATGATCCTTCAGCACTGCATGATAGATCCTGTCTGTTTCTTCATTACCGGATACAGACAGATAAAATTTATCATGAAATCCCCGGATCCCCTCCAGGATCTCTCTGTATGCTTTCTGCTCATTCTCATTCAGCAGACCAAAATAGTATTCCAGATGCCCCTCATCTGCGTCTGCCGTCTGTTGTTTCCTGAGTTCCTTTACCTCCTGCGGCTCACCGGAAACTGCTTCCTGAATTTTCTGTATCAGCGTATCCTCTTCTGCTGAATTTTCTCCTGTCAAGCTTGCTGTATTCGAAACAGGTCTGTCTTCCAGATTCCCCAGAAGGAAAAATATTCCCACTGTTATCAGCAGAACTACTGTTATGATCCGCAGTGCAGGAGATCTCCTTCTTTTCATCCTGCAATTCCTCATTTCTATTTCTATATTTTTCTCATTCTGCTGTGTTCCATTATATCCTAAATATGTTCACATTGTAAACACAGAACAGGGAATTTTCAAACAATTGTTCAAAAAAGGGAGGCCGAAATTTTCTGCCTCCCTGGTGAATTAATTCATATATTATTCTGGTTTAAATACAGTCACATCACCTTTTGAAAGATCGATCTTTCCTGAAGATACAGATGTTATGCTGCTTTCACTGGAAAAGTCTTCCTGTGCTGAGATCAGACTGTTGTCTGTGGAGCCGTCTGTCAGACCGTTGCCTCTTAATACATTCTGCAGCGTATTGCTTACTGCTACATTGCTTGTGAAAATATCACTGCCGGATGTAATAGCAGAGCCACTGTTCTGCATTTCCTGCTGCTGTTCTTCTGTCGGATAGAAGGACGGCTGACGAATATAACGGAAACTTGCACTGTATGCTTCTCCAACAGTAACTCCGTTCTTACCAGAAGAACAATGTACAGCGATCCAGTCGCCTGCATCAGTCTTTCCGCAAAGGATACCTACATGGTTATCACTGCCAGCTTCCGGTCCCTTCTGGAATACCAGATCACCAGGCTGTGCATCTGCCTCACTGACTACATTGGCTTTCTCCCACTGATCTGAGGTTCCGTCACCTACCACATCCTGCATACCCTGATTCTGATATCCATTGATCACTGCCCAGGTTACAAATCCGCTGCAGTCCAGACCATATGCACGAAGTGTGCCTGTGCTTTTGCTTCCTTCTGCAGAAACCATCTCTGTCGCTCCCCAGCTTGGGTCAACACCCAGAACTGTGGACTTGCCACCCCAGAAATATCCTACCTTGCCCACCAGTGAATAGGCTGCTGAAATAACATTTACTCTCTCTTCAGAGACATCATCTCCTACGCTTTCACGGACAAATCCTTTGGAAGCAGTTACTACTGCGCAGAGAAGTTCACAGTCTGTTTCTACGTATTTCTTAAGAATCTTACGGTCTTTTTTGGAAATTTTATTCTTCTTGATATAATAGTTGATCTTACGGTTTCCATAAGTAACATGTGTAATATTCTGCTTGTCCCTGACTACAGGATTCATCTGTGCGAAGATCTCTGCCAGTGCTCCCTTGCAGGAAGAATCCAGTTTATATTCCGTCTGTCCTGCCTTGTTCTGCTGGTATACATAAACAGCCAGAATATCCTGCCAGTTTCTTACCAGAAGACCGTCTGCAGAAGTAGTTGTTTTACTGTTCTCAGCATCACTTACATCTGTAAGTTTATTTTTTTCTTTATATTCTTTCTCAATTTCATCCATCACAGATGCGAAATCATCAGAAAAAGTAAGATTATAATTCTTCTTCAGGCTATCCAGATAGAAATCCTTGCCTGCATGAATGTTCGAAGCATAATATACAGGTGTTCCTGTCTGAGCTGTGGCTGAAAATGAATTATTGTTCGCAGGTTCCTGTTTTTTCTGTTCCTCCAATGCCGCGATGGAAGCCTCCATCTCAGTCAAAAGATTATAATTGGAAACCTGGGCTTTCTCCTCGACTGTCAGTGTTTCATAGGCAGCGCGGATACTCTGTACTATAGATTTCTTCTCCAGTGTGATCGTCTGTTCGTGAAGAGCATTGATCCTGTCTATTATATCCTGCGCACTCTTTGTAATCAGATTTCCCGGGGTCGGGGTCGGAGTTACAGGTTCCGGAGTTGGAGTCGGGGTATCCGGGACTGGCGTCGGCGTCGGAGTATCCGGAACTGGCGTCGGCGTCGGAGTATCCGGAACCGGGGTTGGCGTTGGAGTATCCGGAACCGGGGTTGGCGTTGGAGTATCCGGAACTGGCGTCGGCGTTGGGGTATCTGGATCCGGTTCCGGCGTTGGGGCATCCGGTTCTGAATCTCCGCCATCTGTAAATTCATCTCCAGAGGAGTCAAATTCATCAGAGCT carries:
- a CDS encoding transglutaminase domain-containing protein, translated to MKRRRSPALRIITVVLLITVGIFFLLGNLEDRPVSNTASLTGENSAEEDTLIQKIQEAVSGEPQEVKELRKQQTADADEGHLEYYFGLLNENEQKAYREILEGIRGFHDKFYLSVSGNEETDRIYHAVLKDHPELFWVHNREKVYKTTYEGKDYCQFSPGYTYSEEERQQITQAMEKAYQEVLTQIPDEADDYQKVMVVYTYIIDNTDYVVSQDDQSIAGTFWKKQAVCAGYAGAVQYLLERLGVYCIYVEGDARNSTQGHAWNIVRLDGEYYYVDATNGDQPDFLEGDAVDLVEHKTTIYDYLCPFPVEYEENYTASEEFPVPVCTATDKNFYVLNGACFDSYDREHVMDLCRLRIDNDAAVVRFKFSNQEAYDAAYEDLIENNGIQDVARYYMSVHGLSEISYHYGVLDTMHTMYYMF
- a CDS encoding C40 family peptidase; this translates as MKNKYLTKLLCMTLMTGMALSGPASVLAAADADAEVVSSDEFDSSGDEFTDGGDSEPDAPTPEPDPDTPTPTPVPDTPTPTPVPDTPTPTPVPDTPTPTPVPDTPTPTPVPDTPTPTPEPVTPTPTPGNLITKSAQDIIDRINALHEQTITLEKKSIVQSIRAAYETLTVEEKAQVSNYNLLTEMEASIAALEEQKKQEPANNNSFSATAQTGTPVYYASNIHAGKDFYLDSLKKNYNLTFSDDFASVMDEIEKEYKEKNKLTDVSDAENSKTTTSADGLLVRNWQDILAVYVYQQNKAGQTEYKLDSSCKGALAEIFAQMNPVVRDKQNITHVTYGNRKINYYIKKNKISKKDRKILKKYVETDCELLCAVVTASKGFVRESVGDDVSEERVNVISAAYSLVGKVGYFWGGKSTVLGVDPSWGATEMVSAEGSKSTGTLRAYGLDCSGFVTWAVINGYQNQGMQDVVGDGTSDQWEKANVVSEADAQPGDLVFQKGPEAGSDNHVGILCGKTDAGDWIAVHCSSGKNGVTVGEAYSASFRYIRQPSFYPTEEQQQEMQNSGSAITSGSDIFTSNVAVSNTLQNVLRGNGLTDGSTDNSLISAQEDFSSESSITSVSSGKIDLSKGDVTVFKPE